The Sandaracinus amylolyticus genomic interval CGTGATCGACCCGAACCTCTGCACCGAGTGCGTGGGCTTCTACGATCACGAGGCGTGTCAGGCGGTGTGCCCGGTCGAGTGTTGTCTCCCCGACCCGAATCGCCCCGAGAGCGAGGACGTGCTGATCGAGCGCGCGGTGCACCTGCACCCCGAGGACGAGCAGCTCAAGTCGCGCGCGAGCGCGAACGACTACCCCTCGCGCTTCCGCAAGTAGTCGGAGCGAGCGTGGGGCTGCGCCCGCAGGATCCACGCGGTTCCTCCCGTCGCCGGCGTTCGCCTGTTCGTGCGAGCGCCGGCGCGCTCGTCTTCGCGATCGTGATCGCGGCGGGATGCGCGGCGCCGCAGCCGATGATGCTCGGCGGTCGCACCACACCGCGTGATCGTGTCGACCTCGGCGTCGGTGGCGCGGCGCGGATCCCGCTCGGCGATCTGCAGCCGCCCGAGACGCCCGACGGCGACGAGCAGGTGCTGCACTACGCGGAGAGCGGCGGCATCGCGCCGATCGCGTGGGGCCGCTGGGGGCTCGCGGACGACTGGGATCTCGGGCTGTTCGTGTCGGGCTCGGTGGTGCGCCTCGAGACGCTCGGCGAGCTGCGCCTCTCGCCGTTCCTGCGCTTGATCGGCGGCGTGATGCCGTACGGCGGTTATGCGCGCGCCGACGTGCCCGAGCCGGCGACGATGTCGACGCGCACGAGCGAAGGATGGCGCGTCGGTGCGCTCGCGCCGATCGCGATCGGGATCGAAGCGGGCGGTGTGTTCGAGGGATGGCTCGGCGCGCGCGTCGGGTTCGAGCACGCCGATGGATCGTTCGGGCCTGCGGAGATGCGCACGTCGGGCGCGCTCACCGCGTTCCGCGGCGGGCTCGTGCTCGGCCTCGGCCTCGGGCTGCGGCGCGTGCACGTGCTGATCGAGCTCGCCGCGGACTACGAGTATTGGCGCGGCGGCATCGGTGAGGACGACATCGAGCGACACGGCGTCGCCCTCACGCCCGGCTTCGCGCTGCGGCTGAGGCTCTGAACGAGCCGCCGCCCAGGACCACGTTCGCGTGGGCGTGAACGTGGTCGCGGTCGTGCACGATCGTCACGCCGCGAGCGCGGGCTCGATCATCCGTCGCACGATCGTCTCGGGCGTCAGCCCGGTCTGACGCGCGATCTCGCGACCGCCCGCGAAGAGCATGATCGTCGGCGTGCCGCGGATGCCGAGGCGCACCGTCGTCACCGGCGCCTGCTCGATGTCGAGCAGCACCACGCGCACGCGCCCCGCGAGCTGCGCCGCGATGCGCTCGAGGATCACGTGCTGCGCGCGGCACGGCCCACACCAGCGCGAGGTTGCTTCCACGAGCACGGGCAGCTCGCTCCCGAGCACGTCGACGTCGAAACCGAGATCGTCCACCGAGATCAGATGCTTGGTCATGCCGCGGACAGGTCGCGGGCGGCGCGCTTCTTACGCCTGTAAGATCGTCGCTCGACGACACCTTCTCGCTCGCATGGACCCGGTGATCGACAGCCTCGTGCGCACCCATCGACGCACGCTCGTCGCGATCGCGCGGCGCGAAGGGCTCGGCCCCGAGGAGGCGCTCGAGTGCGTGCAGGACGCGCTCTGCACGTTCTTGTCGCTGCCGCATCCGCCGCACGATCACGCGCTCGCCGCGATCTGCGTGATGGTGCGCAACGCCGCGCGGAACGTGCGTCGCCGACACCATCGACTGCGCATCCACGACCCGATCGCCGACGAGCTCGCCGCACCGTGCGCCGACGCGGAGTCGCTCGTCTCGCGCGCGGAGGACGTCGCGCGCCTGCGCAGCTGCGTCGCCGCGCTGCGCGGACCGCAGCGCGAGGTCGTGCTGCTGCGCTTGCTCGAAGAGCGATCCGGCGAGGACGTCGCGGCCGAGCTCGGTCTCGCGCGCGGCCACGTCGACGTGCTGGTGCACCGCGCGAAGCGCTCGCTCCGCGCCTGCATGAACGACCGCTGAGCCCGCGCGGCCGCGATCACGATGACAGCGCGCGCTGTGATCTTGACAGTTAGAACTGTAACCGTCATGACTGGTGCAGTTGGTGGGCGACACGCCCGCAGGAGGACTGGTCATGGAGCTCGCACACTTCGAGACGGACCCGCGTTCACTTCCCGATGCCGAGCGCCTGCGTCGCTTCGGCGACGAGCTCGACGCGATCAAAGCCCGCGTCGAAGCGGAGATCGGCGCGGAGGACCTCGCGTACGTGCGCCGCATGCATCGCTTCTCGCGCACGATGGAGGTGCTCGGCCGCGTGCTCATCCACGTGAGCCCCGAGCCGATCACGTGGAGCGCGGGCGTGATCGCGCTGTGGATCCACAAGCAGCTGCAGGCGACCGAGATCGGCCACACCGTGCTGCACGGCGCCTACGATCGCATCGAGGGCAACGGGAAGTTCGACAGCAAGAAGTGGTGGTGGCGCGTGCCGATCGACGAGGAGTCGTGGCGCTACGGGCACAACGTCCGGCACCACGGCGCGACCAACGTCGCGGGCAAGGACGCCGACATCCACTTCGGCCCGGTGCGCCTCACCGAGCAGACGCCGCACCGCGCGGAGCATCGCTTCCAGCTGCTCTTCGCGCTCGCGGTGCTGTTCCCGAACTTCGGGTTCCTCATGAACCTGCACTTCACGGGGCTGAACGATCTCCACTGGGACAACGGGCTCCCCGGCGGCGAGAAGCAGCTCGACTTCAT includes:
- a CDS encoding YfhL family 4Fe-4S dicluster ferredoxin gives rise to the protein MATHITSDCINCGACEPECPNQAISEGTDIYVIDPNLCTECVGFYDHEACQAVCPVECCLPDPNRPESEDVLIERAVHLHPEDEQLKSRASANDYPSRFRK
- a CDS encoding RNA polymerase sigma factor; this translates as MDPVIDSLVRTHRRTLVAIARREGLGPEEALECVQDALCTFLSLPHPPHDHALAAICVMVRNAARNVRRRHHRLRIHDPIADELAAPCADAESLVSRAEDVARLRSCVAALRGPQREVVLLRLLEERSGEDVAAELGLARGHVDVLVHRAKRSLRACMNDR
- a CDS encoding thioredoxin family protein → MTKHLISVDDLGFDVDVLGSELPVLVEATSRWCGPCRAQHVILERIAAQLAGRVRVVLLDIEQAPVTTVRLGIRGTPTIMLFAGGREIARQTGLTPETIVRRMIEPALAA
- a CDS encoding fatty acid desaturase family protein, which codes for MELAHFETDPRSLPDAERLRRFGDELDAIKARVEAEIGAEDLAYVRRMHRFSRTMEVLGRVLIHVSPEPITWSAGVIALWIHKQLQATEIGHTVLHGAYDRIEGNGKFDSKKWWWRVPIDEESWRYGHNVRHHGATNVAGKDADIHFGPVRLTEQTPHRAEHRFQLLFALAVLFPNFGFLMNLHFTGLNDLHWDNGLPGGEKQLDFIPDRSPESRRLAWKRALRKYVPYYAYEYGLFPLLAGPFFWKVLLGNWLSDTMRDVYSAATIFCGHVGERTKSYDPGTKSKSRGEWYAMQIEASNDFEVPWVVSVLCGGLDRQIEHHLFPKLAPQRLRAIAPEVRALCEKYGVDYRTGSWPQVLRDALRWIDTLSRDHGAIGGARAALAAMA